In the Helianthus annuus cultivar XRQ/B chromosome 11, HanXRQr2.0-SUNRISE, whole genome shotgun sequence genome, one interval contains:
- the LOC110884301 gene encoding two-pore potassium channel 1, producing MADHGMTDMLLKKVKIYEDRPLTTNHISLKQMSLILVAYLTVGTVCFSLIQDQISGTKTNKILDAVYFCVITMTAAGYGDVGPETRLAKSLACVFVFTGLALGGFVLSKVADYIVEKQEILFVKAMHMHETNGPDSPNDILKEAETNKAKYKFLTNLTLIVFLMTLGTLFLSLVEKLSYFEAFYCVCATITTLGYGDKSFSTRAGRLFAVFWILVTTVSLAQLFVYLVELWTENRRQALVHWVLNRKLTVQDLEKADLDDDKVVSAAEYVLYKLREMGKVSNEDIAVVVEGFKNLDVDHSGTLTVNDLKIIESFESQC from the exons ATGGCAGATCATGGCATGACGGACATGCTACTAAAGAAAGTAAAAATATACGAAGACCGACCTCTTACAACAAACCATATTAGTTTGAAACAAATGTCACTTATCTTGGTTGCATACCTAACCGTGGGCACAGTCTGTTTTTCACTAATCCAAGATCAAATTAGTGGCACGAAAACCAACAAGATCCTGGACGCGGTCTATTTCTGCGTGATCACGATGACAGCTGCAGGATACGGCGATGTGGGACCAGAAACTAGACTGGCAAAGTCTTTAGCTTGTGTATTTGTGTTTACAGGCTTGGCTCTTGGTGGCTTTGTTCTTAGCAAAGTAGCAGATTACATTGTTGAAAAACAGGAAATATTGTTTGTAAAAGCAATGCACATGCACGAAACAAACGGTCCAGACAGTCCGAACGACATACTCAAAGAAGCGGAAACAAATAAAGCCAAGTACAAGTTTCTTACTAATCTTACACTTATTGTCTTTCTCATGACTCTTGGAACATTGTTCTTGTCTCTTGTTGAGAAGTTAAGCTACTTTGAGGCTTTTTATTGTGTTTGTGCCACGATCACGACTCTCGGGTATGGGGATAAGAGCTTCTCGACTCGAGCGGGGCGTTTGTTTGCCGTTTTTTGGATCTTGGTGACTACAGTCTCTTTAGCACAACTGTTTGTGTATTTGGTTGAACTATGGACTGAAAACAGACGACAAGCGCTTGTACATTGGGTGCTTAACCGGAAACTTACGGTCCAAGATCTTGAAAAAGCCGATCTCGATGATGACAAAGTCGTTAG TGCTGCAGAATATGTCTTGTATAAGCTGAGAGAGATGGGGAAGGTGAGCAATGAAGATATTGCAGTTGTAGTTGAAGGATTCAAGAATCTTGATGTTGATCATTCAGGCACATTGACAGTGAACGATTTGAAGATCATAGAGTCGTTTGAATCACAGTGTTGA